The following coding sequences lie in one Pseudomonas sp. B33.4 genomic window:
- a CDS encoding superoxide dismutase has protein sequence MAFELPPLPYAHDALQPHISKETLEYHHDKHHNTYVVNLNNLVPGTEFEGKTLEEIVKTSSGGIFNNAAQVWNHTFYWNCLAPNAGGQPTGALAEAINAAFGSFDKFKEEFSKTSIGTFGSGWGWLVKKADGSLALASTIGAGNPLTSGDTPLLTCDVWEHAYYIDYRNVRPKYVEAFWNLVNWKFVAEQFEGKTFTA, from the coding sequence ATGGCTTTCGAATTGCCGCCGCTGCCTTACGCACACGATGCCCTGCAGCCGCACATTTCCAAGGAAACCCTGGAATACCACCACGACAAGCACCACAACACCTACGTCGTGAACCTGAACAACCTGGTGCCAGGCACCGAGTTCGAAGGCAAGACCCTGGAAGAAATCGTCAAGACTTCCTCGGGCGGTATCTTCAACAACGCCGCTCAGGTCTGGAACCACACTTTCTACTGGAACTGCCTGGCGCCAAACGCCGGCGGTCAACCAACCGGCGCGCTGGCTGAAGCCATCAACGCTGCTTTCGGTTCGTTCGACAAGTTCAAGGAAGAGTTCAGCAAAACCTCGATCGGCACCTTCGGTTCCGGCTGGGGCTGGCTGGTGAAAAAGGCTGACGGCTCCCTGGCTCTGGCCAGCACCATCGGCGCCGGCAACCCGCTGACCAGCGGCGACACCCCGCTGCTGACCTGCGACGTCTGGGAACACGCTTACTACATCGACTACCGCAACGTTCGTCCTAAATATGTCGAAGCGTTCTGGAACCTGGTCAACTGGAAGTTCGTTGCTGAGCAGTTCGAAGGTAAAACCTTCACCGCTTAA
- a CDS encoding putative bifunctional diguanylate cyclase/phosphodiesterase — protein MKLELKNSLSVKLLRVVLLSALIVGVVLSCAQIVFDAYKTRQAVAGDAERILDMFRDPSTQAVYSLDREMGMQVIEGLFQDDAVRQASIGHPNEAMLAQKSRDLQHSNSRWLTDLILGQERTFTTQLVGRGPYSEYYGDLSITLDTATYGEGFIVSSVIIFISGVLRALAMGLVLYLVYHWLLTKPLSRIIEHLTEINPDRPSEHKIPQLKGHEKNELGIWINTANQLLESIERNTHLRHEAENSLLRMAQYDFLTGLPNRQQLQQQLDKILVDAGKLQRRVAVLCVGLDDFKGINEQFSYQTGDQLLLALADRLRAHSGRLGALARLGGDQFALVQADIEQPYEAAELAQSILDDLEAAFALDHQEIRLRATIGITLFPEDGDSTEKLLQKAEQTMTLAKTRSRNRYQFYIASVDSEMRRRRELEKDLRDALLRDQFYLVYQPQISYRDHRVVGVEALIRWQHPEHGLVPPDLFIPLAEQNGTIIAIGEWVLDQACKQLREWHDQGFADLRMAVNLSTVQLHHAELPRVVNNLLQMYRLPPRSLELEVTETGLMEDISTAAQHLLSLRRSGALIAIDDFGTGYSSLSYLKSLPLDKIKIDKSFVQDLLDDDDDATIVRAIIQLGKSLGMQVIAEGVETAEQETYIISEGCHEGQGYHYSKPLPARELSAYLKQAQRSNAVIL, from the coding sequence TTGAAGCTGGAACTCAAGAACAGCTTGTCGGTGAAGTTGCTCCGGGTCGTGCTCCTGTCGGCATTGATCGTCGGCGTAGTCTTGAGCTGCGCGCAGATTGTTTTCGATGCCTACAAAACCCGTCAGGCGGTGGCTGGCGACGCCGAACGCATCCTCGACATGTTCCGCGATCCCTCGACCCAGGCCGTTTACAGCCTCGATCGGGAGATGGGCATGCAGGTGATCGAAGGCCTGTTCCAGGATGATGCCGTGCGTCAGGCCTCCATCGGCCATCCCAACGAAGCCATGCTCGCGCAGAAATCCCGCGACCTGCAGCATTCCAACAGTCGCTGGCTGACCGACCTGATCCTCGGCCAGGAACGCACCTTCACCACCCAACTGGTGGGACGTGGGCCGTACAGCGAATATTACGGCGACCTGAGCATCACCCTCGACACCGCCACCTATGGCGAGGGGTTTATCGTCAGTTCGGTGATCATTTTCATTTCCGGCGTGTTGCGTGCACTGGCCATGGGCCTGGTGCTGTATCTGGTCTATCACTGGCTGCTGACCAAACCACTGTCGCGGATTATCGAACATCTCACCGAGATCAACCCGGATCGTCCCAGTGAGCACAAGATTCCGCAGCTCAAGGGCCATGAGAAAAACGAACTGGGGATCTGGATCAACACTGCCAACCAGTTGCTCGAATCAATCGAGCGCAACACCCATCTGCGCCACGAAGCGGAAAACAGCCTGCTGCGTATGGCCCAGTACGACTTCCTCACCGGCCTGCCGAATCGCCAGCAATTACAGCAGCAACTGGACAAGATTCTGGTCGACGCCGGCAAGCTGCAACGCCGGGTCGCGGTGTTGTGCGTGGGGCTGGATGATTTCAAAGGCATCAACGAGCAGTTCAGCTACCAGACCGGCGATCAATTGTTGCTGGCCCTGGCCGACCGCCTGCGTGCCCACAGCGGCCGCCTCGGCGCCCTCGCCCGCCTCGGCGGCGACCAGTTCGCACTGGTACAAGCGGATATCGAACAACCTTACGAAGCAGCGGAGCTGGCGCAAAGCATTCTCGATGATCTGGAAGCGGCGTTTGCCCTCGACCATCAGGAAATCCGCCTGCGCGCGACCATCGGCATCACCCTGTTCCCCGAGGACGGCGACAGCACCGAGAAGCTGTTGCAGAAGGCCGAGCAGACCATGACGCTGGCCAAGACCCGTTCGCGCAACCGCTATCAGTTCTACATCGCCAGCGTCGACAGCGAGATGCGTCGCCGCCGCGAACTGGAAAAAGACCTGCGCGACGCCTTGCTGCGCGATCAGTTCTACCTCGTCTACCAGCCGCAGATCAGCTATCGCGATCACCGCGTGGTCGGCGTCGAAGCACTGATTCGCTGGCAGCATCCGGAACACGGTCTGGTGCCGCCGGACCTGTTCATTCCGCTGGCCGAGCAGAACGGCACGATCATCGCCATTGGCGAATGGGTGCTCGATCAGGCCTGCAAGCAATTGCGCGAATGGCACGATCAGGGTTTCGCCGACCTGCGCATGGCAGTGAACCTGTCCACCGTGCAATTGCACCACGCCGAGTTGCCGCGGGTGGTCAACAACCTGCTGCAGATGTATCGCCTGCCACCGCGCAGCCTGGAACTGGAAGTCACCGAAACCGGCCTGATGGAAGACATCAGCACCGCCGCCCAACATTTGCTCAGCCTGCGTCGCTCCGGCGCACTGATCGCCATCGATGACTTCGGCACCGGCTATTCATCCCTGAGCTATCTGAAAAGCCTGCCGCTGGACAAGATCAAGATCGACAAGAGCTTTGTGCAGGATCTGCTCGATGACGACGACGATGCGACCATCGTTCGCGCGATCATTCAGTTGGGCAAGAGCCTCGGCATGCAGGTGATTGCCGAGGGCGTGGAAACGGCTGAGCAGGAGACCTACATCATCTCCGAAGGCTGCCACGAGGGTCAGGGTTACCACTACAGCAAACCGCTGCCGGCCCGCGAGTTGAGTGCCTATCTCAAGCAGGCGCAGCGCAGTAACGCGGTTATTTTATAA
- a CDS encoding imelysin family protein, with protein MIRMPLATASLLAIAISLAGCGEGKDKAAAPAAPTPAASTTAPAAAPAAAGKVDEAAAKAVVAHYADMVFAVYSDAESTAKTLQTAVDAFLAKPNADTLKAAKAAWVAARVPYLQSEVFRFGNTIIDDWEGQVNAWPLDEGLIDYVDKSYEHALGNPGATANIIANTEVQVGEDKVDVKDITPEKLASLNELGGSEANVATGYHAIEFLLWGQDLNGTGPGAGNRPASDYLEGAGATGGHNDRRRAYLKSVTQLLVSDLEEMVGNWKPNVADNYRATLEAEPGETGLRKMLFGMGSLSLGELAGERMKVSLEANSPEDEQDCFSDNTHNSHFYDAKGIRNVYLGEYTRVDGTKMTGASLSSLVAKADPAADTALKADLAATEAKIQVMVDHANKGEHYDQLIAAGNTAGNQIVRDAIASLVKQTGSIEAAAGKLGISDLNPDNADHEF; from the coding sequence ATGATTCGTATGCCTCTGGCTACCGCCAGTCTGCTGGCCATCGCTATTTCCCTCGCCGGTTGCGGCGAAGGCAAAGACAAGGCTGCCGCTCCGGCCGCACCGACGCCAGCCGCCAGCACCACCGCACCAGCGGCGGCGCCTGCTGCTGCCGGTAAAGTCGACGAAGCCGCCGCCAAGGCTGTGGTTGCGCACTACGCCGACATGGTCTTCGCCGTTTACAGCGATGCCGAATCCACCGCGAAAACCCTGCAAACCGCCGTCGATGCTTTCCTCGCCAAGCCGAACGCAGACACCCTGAAAGCCGCCAAGGCTGCCTGGGTCGCCGCGCGCGTTCCGTACCTGCAGAGCGAAGTGTTCCGCTTCGGCAACACCATCATCGACGATTGGGAAGGTCAGGTTAACGCCTGGCCACTGGACGAGGGTCTGATCGACTACGTCGACAAATCCTACGAGCACGCACTGGGTAACCCGGGCGCTACCGCCAACATCATCGCCAACACCGAAGTTCAGGTCGGCGAAGACAAGGTCGACGTCAAAGACATCACCCCGGAAAAACTCGCCAGCCTCAACGAGCTGGGCGGTTCCGAAGCCAACGTCGCCACCGGCTACCACGCCATCGAATTCCTGCTCTGGGGCCAGGATCTGAACGGCACCGGCCCTGGCGCTGGCAACCGTCCTGCGTCGGACTACCTGGAAGGCGCCGGCGCCACTGGCGGTCACAACGATCGTCGTCGTGCCTACCTGAAATCCGTGACCCAACTGCTGGTCAGCGACCTCGAAGAAATGGTCGGTAACTGGAAGCCTAACGTGGCTGACAACTACCGCGCCACCCTGGAAGCCGAGCCGGGCGAAACCGGTCTGCGCAAAATGCTCTTCGGCATGGGCAGCCTGTCGCTGGGTGAACTGGCGGGCGAGCGCATGAAGGTTTCCCTGGAAGCCAACTCCCCTGAAGACGAGCAGGATTGCTTCAGCGACAACACCCACAACTCGCACTTCTACGATGCCAAAGGCATTCGTAACGTTTACCTGGGCGAGTACACCCGTGTTGACGGCACCAAAATGACCGGCGCCAGCCTGTCGTCGCTGGTGGCCAAGGCCGACCCGGCTGCCGACACCGCGCTGAAAGCCGATCTGGCTGCCACCGAAGCCAAGATCCAGGTCATGGTCGATCACGCCAACAAGGGTGAGCACTACGACCAGTTGATCGCCGCCGGTAACACCGCTGGCAACCAGATCGTTCGCGACGCCATCGCTTCCCTGGTCAAGCAGACCGGTTCGATCGAAGCCGCTGCCGGCAAACTGGGCATCAGCGACCTGAACCCGGACAACGCTGATCACGAGTTCTGA
- a CDS encoding di-heme oxidoredictase family protein produces the protein MPSLPLRLSALLLALGLSACDDAPRFTKAEPGEARSGGAATVRKTDQNAFSLPSANLPPSRRVDFSVGNSFFRSPWVIAPSTTTARDGLGPLFNTNACQNCHIKDGRGHPPTPDAANAVSMLVRLSIPDAPEYARLIEQVGVVPEPVYGGQFQDMAVPGVAPEGKVRVDYTPVPIRFKDGTEVELRKPLLQITQLGYGPMHPDTRFSARVAPPMIGLGLLEAIPEEAILANAAAQAKAKNGIHGRPNQVWDDALQKTVMGRFGWKAGQPNLNQQNVHAFSGDMGLTTSLRPFDDCTDAQTACKQAPNGNGPNGEPEVSDNILRLVLFYSRNLAVPARRDVNDAEVITGKNLFFQAGCDSCHTPKYTTAANAAEPELANQVIRPYSDLLLHDMGDGLADNRTEFQASGRDWRTPPLWGIGLTQAVSGHTQFLHDGRARNLLEAVLWHGGEAKAAQQQVLSFNAEQRAALLAFLNSL, from the coding sequence ATGCCCTCGCTGCCTCTTCGCTTGTCCGCACTGTTGCTGGCCCTGGGCCTGAGTGCCTGCGATGACGCCCCGCGTTTCACCAAGGCCGAGCCTGGTGAAGCGCGTTCCGGCGGTGCAGCGACCGTGCGCAAGACCGATCAGAACGCGTTCTCCCTGCCCTCGGCCAACCTGCCGCCCTCGCGACGGGTCGATTTCAGTGTCGGCAACAGCTTCTTTCGCAGCCCGTGGGTGATTGCGCCGTCGACCACCACGGCGCGCGATGGCCTCGGCCCCTTGTTCAACACCAACGCCTGCCAGAACTGCCACATCAAGGATGGCCGCGGTCATCCGCCGACGCCGGATGCCGCCAACGCGGTGTCGATGCTGGTCAGGTTGTCGATTCCCGACGCGCCGGAATATGCCCGGCTCATCGAACAGGTCGGCGTGGTGCCGGAGCCGGTATACGGCGGCCAGTTCCAGGACATGGCCGTGCCCGGCGTCGCCCCCGAAGGCAAGGTGCGCGTTGATTACACGCCGGTGCCGATTCGTTTCAAGGACGGCACCGAAGTCGAACTGCGCAAACCGCTGTTGCAGATCACTCAACTCGGCTATGGCCCAATGCACCCGGACACGCGTTTCTCAGCCCGCGTTGCCCCGCCAATGATCGGTCTGGGCCTGCTTGAAGCCATCCCCGAAGAGGCCATCCTCGCCAACGCCGCTGCGCAAGCCAAAGCGAAAAACGGCATCCATGGCCGGCCCAATCAGGTCTGGGATGACGCGCTGCAAAAAACCGTCATGGGCCGATTTGGCTGGAAAGCCGGGCAACCGAACCTGAATCAACAGAATGTTCACGCGTTTTCGGGTGATATGGGCCTCACGACCAGCCTGAGACCCTTTGATGACTGCACCGATGCACAAACCGCCTGCAAACAGGCACCGAACGGCAATGGCCCGAACGGCGAACCGGAAGTCAGCGATAACATCCTGCGTCTGGTGCTGTTCTACAGCCGCAACCTCGCCGTACCTGCGCGCCGTGACGTTAACGATGCAGAGGTCATCACTGGCAAGAACCTGTTCTTCCAGGCTGGCTGCGATTCCTGCCACACACCGAAATACACCACCGCCGCCAACGCCGCCGAACCTGAACTGGCCAATCAAGTGATTCGCCCGTACAGCGATCTGCTGCTGCATGACATGGGCGACGGTCTGGCCGATAACCGCACGGAATTCCAGGCCTCCGGCCGCGACTGGCGCACGCCGCCGTTGTGGGGGATTGGCCTGACGCAAGCGGTCAGTGGCCACACCCAGTTTTTGCATGACGGTCGCGCGCGCAATCTGCTCGAAGCGGTGCTCTGGCATGGCGGCGAAGCTAAAGCCGCGCAGCAACAGGTTTTGTCTTTCAATGCCGAGCAGCGTGCCGCGCTGCTGGCGTTTTTGAACTCACTTTAA
- a CDS encoding imelysin family protein, producing MFRPKLLFTSLAALALGACSPQDPQAVTSAAIAKSVILPTYTRWVEADKQLAVSALAYCQGKETLETARADFLHAQKAWAELQPLLIGPLAEGNRSWQVQFWPDKKNLVGRQVEQLVIAQPQIDAAALAKSSVVVQGLSAYEYILFDAKPDVANAEQKAKYCPLLIAIGERQKQLAEEILQNWNNTDGMLAQMTKFPNQRYADSHEAIADLLRVQVTALDTLKKKLGTPMGRQSKGVPQPFQADAWRSQSSLTALEASLAAAKTVWEGVDNKGLRGLLPAEQKPLADKIDAAYAASLKLFDSTQRSLGEMLEDDAGRQQLNDIYDSLNVVHRLHEGELAKALGIQLGFNANDGD from the coding sequence ATGTTCCGTCCCAAGCTACTGTTCACCAGCCTTGCCGCGCTCGCCCTCGGCGCCTGCTCGCCGCAGGATCCGCAAGCGGTCACCTCGGCGGCCATCGCCAAATCGGTGATCCTGCCGACCTACACCCGCTGGGTCGAGGCCGACAAGCAACTGGCCGTCAGCGCCCTCGCCTACTGCCAGGGTAAAGAAACCCTGGAAACCGCCCGCGCCGACTTCCTCCACGCGCAGAAGGCCTGGGCCGAGCTGCAACCGCTGCTGATCGGTCCGTTGGCCGAGGGCAACCGTTCGTGGCAGGTGCAGTTCTGGCCGGACAAGAAGAACCTCGTCGGCCGTCAGGTCGAGCAACTGGTTATCGCGCAGCCGCAGATCGATGCCGCCGCACTGGCCAAATCGAGCGTCGTGGTGCAAGGCCTGTCGGCTTACGAATACATCCTGTTCGACGCCAAGCCTGACGTGGCCAACGCCGAGCAGAAAGCCAAGTATTGCCCGCTGCTGATCGCCATCGGCGAGCGTCAGAAGCAGCTGGCCGAAGAGATTCTGCAGAACTGGAACAACACCGACGGCATGCTCGCGCAGATGACCAAGTTCCCCAACCAGCGCTATGCCGACTCCCACGAAGCGATCGCCGATCTGTTGCGTGTGCAAGTCACCGCGCTGGACACCCTGAAGAAAAAACTCGGCACGCCAATGGGCCGCCAGAGCAAGGGCGTACCACAGCCGTTCCAGGCCGATGCATGGCGCAGCCAGTCTTCGCTGACTGCACTTGAAGCCAGCCTCGCCGCCGCCAAAACCGTATGGGAAGGCGTAGACAACAAAGGCCTGCGCGGTCTGTTGCCGGCTGAGCAAAAGCCACTGGCCGACAAGATCGATGCCGCTTACGCCGCGTCGCTGAAACTGTTCGACAGCACCCAGCGTTCGCTCGGCGAAATGCTTGAAGACGACGCCGGTCGTCAGCAACTCAACGATATCTACGACAGCCTCAACGTCGTCCATCGCCTGCACGAAGGCGAACTGGCCAAGGCGCTGGGCATCCAACTGGGCTTCAACGCCAACGACGGTGACTGA
- a CDS encoding DUF1513 domain-containing protein produces MLRRQVLTLGSALLGAVTLGGWTLFKRKDQSPLLLSARDDTDGKHYAVGYRLDGTRVFATQVGQRCHDIINHPTQPIALFVARRPGTESYLIDLRDGQLLQTVSSQPNRHFYGHAVVHKDGEYLYATENDTTDPGRGLLGVYRFEGERLVHSGEISTHGLGPHQVSWMPDGETLVVANGGIRTEAESRVDMNLNAMEPSLVLMQRDGTLLSKETLAQQMNSVRHLGIASDGTIVAGQQFMGASHERSELLAIKRPGQPFVAFPVPEHQLQSMGHYTASVAVHSDLRLVALTAPRGNRFFIWDLDSGEVRLDAPLPDCAGVGAVKDGFVVTSGQGRCRYYDCRQDELLAKPLELPAGLWDNHLHLMA; encoded by the coding sequence ATGCTGCGACGTCAGGTTCTGACTTTAGGTAGTGCACTGCTGGGAGCAGTGACGCTGGGCGGCTGGACGCTGTTCAAACGCAAGGATCAGAGCCCGCTGTTGCTGTCAGCGCGCGACGACACCGACGGCAAGCACTACGCCGTCGGTTATCGGCTGGACGGCACGCGGGTGTTCGCCACGCAAGTCGGCCAGCGTTGCCACGACATCATCAATCACCCGACGCAGCCGATTGCGCTGTTCGTCGCGCGGCGTCCGGGCACCGAGAGTTACCTGATCGACCTGCGCGACGGTCAGTTACTGCAGACGGTGAGCTCGCAGCCGAACCGGCACTTCTACGGCCACGCCGTGGTGCACAAGGACGGCGAATACCTGTACGCCACCGAGAACGACACCACCGATCCGGGTCGCGGCTTGCTCGGCGTGTACAGGTTCGAAGGCGAGCGGCTGGTGCACAGCGGCGAGATTTCCACTCATGGCCTCGGCCCGCATCAGGTGTCGTGGATGCCCGATGGCGAGACGCTGGTGGTGGCCAATGGCGGGATTCGTACCGAGGCGGAAAGCCGCGTCGATATGAACCTCAACGCCATGGAGCCAAGCCTGGTCTTGATGCAACGTGACGGCACCCTGCTGAGCAAGGAAACCCTCGCCCAGCAGATGAACAGCGTGCGCCATCTGGGCATCGCCAGCGACGGCACCATCGTTGCCGGCCAACAGTTTATGGGCGCCTCGCATGAGCGCTCGGAGTTGCTGGCAATCAAGCGTCCGGGGCAGCCGTTCGTGGCGTTCCCGGTGCCGGAGCATCAGTTGCAGTCGATGGGGCATTACACCGCCAGCGTTGCCGTGCACAGCGACTTGCGTCTGGTTGCGCTGACGGCGCCGCGTGGCAACCGCTTCTTTATCTGGGATCTGGACAGCGGTGAAGTACGCCTCGATGCGCCGTTACCAGATTGCGCCGGTGTGGGTGCGGTGAAGGACGGTTTTGTCGTGACCTCCGGGCAAGGGCGTTGCCGTTACTACGATTGCCGTCAGGATGAGCTGCTGGCCAAACCGCTGGAATTGCCGGCGGGGCTCTGGGACAACCATCTTCATCTGATGGCGTAA
- a CDS encoding efflux RND transporter periplasmic adaptor subunit codes for MLRRRMLIMLGVVLLIVLVLGGYKAFSIYTMIQGFSKPKPPISVAVANATEQPWQMRLPTVGSLKALQGVELSLEVAGTVTELKFESGQKVKAGQPLLQLDSAVETALLETAKADLGLAQLDFGRGAQLVDSRAISKGEYDRLSAVLQKNKATVNQLNASLAKKRILAPFSGTIGIRQVDVGDYLASGSKIATLQDLSSLYADFYLPEQSVPKLAIGQPVQISVSAYPGQNFAGKISAINPIVESTTRNILIRATLANPDGKLLPGMFTSLEVLLPDPQKHIVVPESAITYTLYGNSIYVVGQKKAEDGSLEKDDKGQPVLIAERRFIETGERRDGLVMINKGVQSGEQVVTAGQIKLDNGAHIAISDDKTLGEQNSPPRAD; via the coding sequence ATGCTGCGTCGCCGCATGCTGATCATGTTGGGTGTTGTCTTGCTGATCGTCCTGGTGCTGGGCGGGTACAAAGCCTTTTCGATCTATACGATGATCCAGGGCTTTTCCAAGCCGAAACCGCCGATCAGCGTCGCCGTGGCCAACGCCACCGAGCAGCCGTGGCAGATGCGTTTGCCCACCGTCGGCTCTCTCAAGGCGCTGCAAGGTGTCGAGCTGAGCCTGGAAGTCGCCGGCACCGTCACTGAACTCAAGTTCGAGTCCGGGCAGAAGGTCAAGGCCGGGCAACCGTTGCTGCAACTCGACAGCGCCGTCGAAACCGCCCTGCTGGAAACCGCCAAGGCTGATCTGGGCCTGGCGCAACTGGACTTCGGCCGTGGCGCGCAACTGGTCGACAGCCGTGCCATCTCCAAAGGCGAATACGACCGCCTCTCCGCCGTGCTGCAAAAGAACAAGGCCACGGTCAATCAGCTCAACGCTTCGCTGGCGAAAAAACGCATTCTCGCGCCGTTCAGCGGCACCATCGGCATCCGTCAGGTCGACGTCGGCGACTACCTCGCCAGCGGCAGCAAAATCGCCACCTTGCAGGATTTGAGCAGTCTCTACGCCGACTTCTACCTGCCCGAGCAATCGGTGCCGAAACTGGCCATCGGTCAACCGGTGCAAATCTCGGTCTCCGCTTACCCCGGGCAAAACTTCGCCGGCAAGATCAGCGCGATCAACCCGATCGTCGAAAGCACTACGCGCAACATTCTGATCCGCGCCACCCTGGCCAATCCCGACGGCAAACTGCTGCCGGGCATGTTTACCAGCCTCGAAGTGCTGCTGCCCGATCCGCAAAAACACATCGTCGTGCCGGAGAGCGCGATCACCTATACCCTGTACGGCAACTCGATCTACGTGGTCGGGCAGAAGAAAGCCGAGGACGGCAGCCTCGAAAAGGATGACAAGGGCCAACCGGTGCTGATCGCCGAACGCCGCTTCATCGAAACCGGTGAACGCCGCGATGGCCTGGTGATGATCAACAAGGGCGTGCAGAGCGGCGAACAAGTGGTGACGGCTGGCCAGATCAAACTGGACAACGGCGCCCACATTGCCATCAGCGACGACAAGACCCTCGGCGAGCAGAACAGTCCGCCTCGCGCCGACTGA